In Paenibacillus ihbetae, the following are encoded in one genomic region:
- a CDS encoding alpha/beta-type small acid-soluble spore protein, translating to MAQGRSRSNNLVVPQARQALEQLKTEAARELGVTLPQDGYMGNYTSRETGSLGGYITKRLVQQAEQQLSGSGRTL from the coding sequence ATGGCACAAGGTCGTTCCCGCAGCAACAATCTGGTTGTACCTCAAGCAAGACAAGCACTGGAGCAGCTGAAAACGGAAGCTGCTCGCGAGCTGGGCGTGACTCTTCCTCAAGACGGCTACATGGGTAACTATACATCCCGTGAAACCGGTTCTTTGGGAGGTTACATCACGAAGCGTCTGGTACAGCAAGCTGAACAGCAACTTTCGGGTTCTGGACGCACACTGTAA
- a CDS encoding transglutaminase domain-containing protein has translation MMSAWIDSVRDGNGITVLLLLIVAFSMIQGWRRGASRSAGKLVSFLGDALLRIGGLVISIPFTLWLSPKAGDWLGTISALPDRELRFWEQVYYTAVRSLADFPLLRFAVLFMLSYGLIVFLLRLLISLIFGGGSLFRSGRETSASLPSRLAGTGIGVLIGAARSMLVIAVLFVWVSLNPDHGFSRYVEASPIYSQGARAVLEPLSGSLVREQLPVFAQSVQDELSGIMERKYEVIDHRIPEGIEQTAAHVVKGAATDKEKARKLYDWVGSRISYDHEKVRLYEEQRIWKEQTPQDTYDTRLGVCIDYARLYAMMARSQDLDVRVVTGRGYNGQGGYGPHAWNEVYLSEEKKWVPLDPTWAQSGDWFNPPRFNETHIKESVF, from the coding sequence GTGATGTCCGCATGGATCGATAGTGTGCGAGACGGAAACGGAATTACCGTTTTGCTGCTGCTGATTGTGGCCTTCTCCATGATACAGGGGTGGAGACGGGGAGCTTCCCGCTCCGCCGGAAAGCTGGTTTCTTTTCTCGGGGATGCCCTGCTCCGGATCGGAGGTCTGGTGATATCCATCCCGTTTACGTTGTGGCTGTCGCCAAAGGCCGGAGATTGGTTAGGCACGATCTCCGCTTTGCCGGACCGGGAGCTGCGGTTCTGGGAGCAGGTGTATTATACGGCGGTGAGATCGCTGGCTGATTTTCCGCTGCTGAGATTTGCGGTTCTGTTTATGCTGAGCTACGGATTGATCGTATTCTTGCTGCGTCTGCTGATCTCCCTGATTTTCGGAGGGGGAAGCTTGTTCCGATCCGGGAGGGAAACATCCGCATCGCTTCCAAGCCGGCTGGCCGGCACCGGCATCGGCGTGCTCATTGGTGCTGCACGAAGCATGCTTGTCATCGCTGTGCTGTTCGTGTGGGTCAGCCTGAATCCGGATCATGGATTCAGCCGTTATGTCGAGGCTTCCCCAATCTATTCGCAGGGAGCAAGGGCAGTACTCGAGCCATTGTCGGGATCGCTGGTACGTGAACAGCTGCCGGTATTTGCCCAGTCGGTTCAAGATGAACTAAGCGGCATCATGGAGCGGAAATACGAGGTGATCGACCACCGGATACCGGAGGGGATCGAGCAGACCGCGGCGCATGTGGTCAAGGGGGCAGCGACGGATAAAGAGAAGGCCCGCAAGCTTTATGATTGGGTCGGCAGCCGGATATCCTATGATCATGAGAAGGTTCGCCTCTATGAAGAGCAAAGGATTTGGAAAGAGCAGACCCCGCAGGATACGTATGATACCCGGCTTGGCGTCTGTATCGACTACGCCCGGCTCTATGCGATGATGGCCCGTTCCCAGGATTTGGACGTCCGCGTCGTAACCGGACGCGGCTATAATGGCCAGGGCGGCTATGGGCCGCATGCCTGGAACGAAGTGTATTTGAGCGAGGAGAAAAAGTGGGTTCCGCTGGATCCGACATGGGCCCAGAGCGGGGACTGGTTTAACCCTCCGCGGTTCAATGAAACGCATATTAAGGAGAGCGTATTTTAA
- the cyoE gene encoding heme o synthase, protein MGNHLRYQAPSESAALASAAPAPPEKAGTWKDFITVTKPGILRSNLIAAFAGFWLASRWDIQFGLLAMTLLGTLLVMASSCVFNNYFDRELDMKMERTRDRSLPTGRLTPKVVLWYAIILGALGLAVLFLFSGVLAGIFGAVGMFVYVVVYTLWLKRTSTWSTSVGAISGAMPPAIGYVAVSGQVDMGAILIFALLFLWQPPHFWALGIRRVEEYRAAGFPLLPVVKGIKRTKIQMIPYLVLLLPIPILMYVYGYAGIFFLVIGLLLAIGWLYTALKGFKAKDDEAWSKKVFIFSINYLTLSLIVLILNTTF, encoded by the coding sequence GTGGGTAATCACTTGAGATATCAGGCTCCTTCAGAATCCGCAGCACTGGCTTCCGCAGCGCCTGCACCTCCCGAAAAAGCGGGGACTTGGAAAGATTTTATAACCGTGACCAAACCCGGAATACTCCGGTCTAATTTGATAGCAGCATTTGCCGGATTTTGGCTGGCGTCGCGCTGGGACATCCAGTTCGGACTGCTTGCGATGACATTGCTTGGAACTTTGCTCGTCATGGCATCCTCGTGCGTGTTTAATAACTATTTCGACCGAGAACTCGATATGAAGATGGAACGGACGCGGGATCGTTCTCTTCCAACCGGACGGCTGACGCCGAAGGTTGTTCTTTGGTATGCCATTATACTGGGGGCATTGGGACTAGCGGTCCTGTTCCTGTTCTCCGGCGTCCTGGCGGGGATCTTCGGCGCGGTAGGCATGTTCGTTTATGTCGTCGTTTACACGCTATGGCTGAAGCGCACCTCGACATGGAGCACATCCGTCGGCGCAATCTCCGGGGCGATGCCGCCGGCTATCGGCTATGTGGCGGTATCGGGGCAGGTAGATATGGGGGCAATTCTGATCTTTGCGCTGCTCTTCTTATGGCAGCCGCCGCATTTCTGGGCGCTTGGCATTCGGCGGGTGGAAGAGTATCGTGCAGCAGGATTTCCGCTGCTTCCGGTCGTCAAGGGCATCAAGCGTACGAAAATTCAGATGATCCCTTATCTTGTGCTCTTGCTGCCGATTCCGATCCTCATGTATGTGTACGGATACGCAGGCATCTTCTTCCTGGTCATCGGCCTGCTCCTTGCGATCGGCTGGCTCTATACGGCTTTGAAGGGATTCAAGGCGAAGGATGACGAGGCTTGGTCAAAGAAGGTATTCATCTTCTCGATCAATTATTTAACCCTCAGCCTCATTGTTCTGATTCTGAACACGACCTTCTAA
- the trpS gene encoding tryptophan--tRNA ligase, giving the protein MKTVLSGIQPSGTLTLGNYIGAIKNFVKLQDEHNCYFMVVDLHAITVPQEPQALRERSEMVAALYVAAGIDPTRANIFMQSHVPQHAELSWLMTTLVHMGELERMTQFKDKSEGKESVGAGLFVYPALMAADILLYNADLVPVGDDQKQHLELTRDLAGRFNHRFGEFFTVPEPYIPQVGARIMSLDDASKKMSKSNPVEGSYIAMLDTPDQIRKKISRATTDSGTEVVYEPSTKPEVSNLMSIYSECAGISLQDVQNRFEGKMYGAFKKELGEVVVAALEPLQKRYHEIRQSGEIHDILARGAEQARSKAAQILDGVKDKMGFLPAK; this is encoded by the coding sequence ATGAAAACCGTATTATCAGGCATTCAACCAAGCGGCACCTTGACGCTGGGCAACTATATCGGAGCCATTAAAAATTTTGTGAAGCTCCAGGATGAGCACAATTGCTACTTTATGGTCGTGGATTTGCACGCAATCACGGTCCCGCAGGAGCCGCAGGCGCTCCGCGAGCGCTCGGAGATGGTCGCGGCATTGTATGTTGCGGCCGGCATCGATCCGACCAGAGCGAATATTTTTATGCAGTCGCATGTTCCGCAGCATGCCGAGCTTTCGTGGTTGATGACGACGCTCGTGCATATGGGCGAGCTTGAGCGCATGACGCAGTTCAAGGATAAATCGGAAGGCAAGGAATCGGTAGGAGCAGGTCTGTTCGTGTACCCTGCGCTGATGGCGGCCGACATTTTGCTGTATAACGCGGACCTCGTTCCGGTGGGGGATGACCAGAAGCAGCACCTGGAGCTGACGCGCGACTTGGCGGGACGGTTTAACCATCGATTCGGGGAGTTCTTTACCGTACCCGAGCCGTATATTCCTCAAGTAGGAGCTCGGATCATGTCGCTCGACGATGCGTCTAAAAAAATGAGCAAGAGCAATCCGGTTGAGGGAAGCTATATTGCCATGCTGGACACGCCTGACCAGATCCGCAAAAAAATCAGCCGCGCCACAACCGATTCCGGTACCGAGGTCGTTTACGAACCTTCCACGAAGCCGGAGGTCAGCAATTTGATGAGCATTTATTCGGAATGCGCAGGCATTTCCCTGCAGGACGTGCAGAACCGTTTCGAAGGGAAAATGTACGGTGCGTTCAAGAAGGAGCTTGGCGAGGTTGTTGTGGCTGCGCTTGAGCCGCTTCAGAAGCGGTATCATGAAATTCGCCAATCCGGGGAAATTCACGATATTCTCGCAAGAGGGGCAGAGCAGGCACGCAGCAAAGCCGCCCAAATCTTGGACGGCGTCAAGGATAAGATGGGCTTTCTCCCAGCGAAATAA
- a CDS encoding MFS transporter, which produces MKTALWLYMFLFLAFFDLHAQYPVLTPFAISLGAAPAFIGWMMGIYALTHLPGNLIAGGLIDRHGSRRYIIFSLTAAGIILLLQAHVQLPWQLLVLRSISGFVLAFLSPACLALLASLSKDPVTQGKYMSGHGLVHTLASVLSPAAGAFIVANTGFSGTFQSLGWLLIFTGIMAFLSLPKQAAEAVGKKEAKVPSNQGTTRLPFSLRLYLFPFVIACSQGILFFEIPLRDSGQASIMSTGLLFSVISLGALVTLSMLFLNRYPPRARVAAGVLGLAISFYLLAAADQLPLTVTLFLLGLSKGLLFPALSSLFIELSGGTRLGRVFSLQSIAMSLGSFVGPIAAGQLRTIVSPYFIAFLMLMTVLLLLPHQKRVEPSASLAPETTPVSPL; this is translated from the coding sequence TTGAAAACCGCTCTATGGCTCTACATGTTTTTATTTCTGGCGTTTTTTGATTTGCACGCCCAATATCCCGTGCTCACGCCGTTCGCCATCTCTCTGGGGGCTGCTCCGGCCTTTATCGGCTGGATGATGGGCATCTATGCCCTGACCCATCTGCCGGGCAATCTGATTGCCGGCGGCCTGATCGACCGGCACGGCAGCCGGCGCTACATTATTTTCAGCCTGACTGCGGCAGGCATCATTCTGCTGCTGCAGGCCCATGTCCAGCTTCCCTGGCAGCTGCTTGTGCTCCGCTCCATCAGCGGCTTTGTGCTGGCTTTCCTTTCACCTGCATGTCTTGCCCTGCTGGCATCCTTATCCAAAGATCCTGTTACGCAAGGCAAATACATGTCCGGGCACGGCCTTGTACACACCCTTGCTTCCGTTCTTTCGCCAGCTGCCGGAGCTTTTATCGTCGCCAACACCGGATTTTCGGGCACCTTTCAGAGCCTCGGCTGGCTTCTCATCTTTACGGGAATTATGGCTTTCCTAAGCCTCCCCAAGCAGGCGGCAGAGGCGGTCGGCAAGAAGGAAGCCAAGGTTCCTTCCAACCAGGGAACGACCCGATTGCCCTTTAGTCTCCGGCTTTATCTGTTCCCGTTTGTCATCGCGTGCTCCCAAGGCATATTGTTTTTTGAAATTCCGCTCCGCGACAGCGGGCAGGCAAGCATCATGTCCACCGGACTTCTCTTCTCCGTGATCAGCCTGGGGGCGCTTGTTACCCTGAGCATGCTTTTCCTGAACCGGTATCCCCCTCGGGCCAGGGTAGCAGCGGGCGTGCTTGGCCTGGCCATCAGCTTTTATTTGCTGGCCGCAGCTGATCAATTGCCGTTGACGGTTACTTTATTTTTATTGGGATTGTCTAAAGGTCTGCTGTTCCCTGCCTTATCATCGCTATTTATTGAGCTGAGCGGGGGCACCCGGCTCGGGAGGGTATTCTCGCTGCAGTCCATCGCCATGTCGCTCGGTTCCTTTGTCGGCCCGATTGCAGCCGGGCAGCTGCGGACGATCGTATCCCCTTATTTTATTGCGTTTCTTATGCTGATGACCGTTCTCCTTCTGCTTCCGCATCAGAAACGTGTCGAGCCTTCGGCCTCCTTGGCACCGGAGACGACACCGGTATCACCGCTCTGA
- a CDS encoding SCO family protein, protein MNAFKRYKWTWILLAVCVVAAVYLVYNALGFGKDKLPVIREVGSYSMENVDGKTIASEDTKGKVKLMYFYFTSCPDVCPVTTLILSQIQEQLKKEGLFGGEVNFVSISFDPKTDTKEKIKEFGDRFNADYSGWYFLRGDQEETRKLMQESFKIPLLGNDSTNFTHGNSIALVDRDNNIRKMYNAGIPSDVKTEDIIQDIKTLIKE, encoded by the coding sequence ATGAACGCATTCAAGCGCTATAAATGGACTTGGATTTTGCTGGCCGTCTGCGTAGTCGCAGCCGTATACCTCGTATACAACGCACTGGGATTCGGGAAGGATAAGCTCCCCGTCATTCGTGAAGTCGGCAGCTACTCCATGGAGAATGTCGACGGCAAGACCATCGCGTCGGAGGATACGAAGGGAAAGGTCAAGCTGATGTATTTTTATTTCACCAGCTGTCCGGACGTTTGTCCGGTAACGACGCTAATCCTCTCTCAAATTCAAGAACAACTGAAGAAGGAAGGGCTGTTTGGGGGCGAAGTGAATTTCGTGTCCATTTCCTTTGACCCGAAGACTGACACGAAAGAGAAAATCAAAGAGTTCGGCGACCGCTTCAATGCAGACTACAGCGGGTGGTACTTTCTGAGAGGAGACCAGGAAGAAACCCGGAAGCTGATGCAAGAGTCCTTTAAGATCCCGCTTCTCGGCAACGATTCGACGAACTTCACCCATGGCAACTCCATCGCTTTGGTGGACCGGGATAACAACATTCGCAAAATGTATAATGCCGGCATTCCGTCGGATGTAAAAACAGAAGATATCATTCAAGACATCAAGACCTTGATCAAGGAATAG
- a CDS encoding toprim domain-containing protein, whose product MSIFIIVEGKNDRSRLRRLLTSDITILCTFGTLNSAKLDALQKQVRDQEVYLFMDNDSSGKKIRGILRDAFPDAEQIYTRRGYAGVEGTPDEYLIAQLEKAGLEEFIIYPPPEAY is encoded by the coding sequence ATGTCAATATTTATCATCGTGGAGGGGAAGAACGACCGCAGCCGTCTCCGCCGGCTGCTAACTTCCGATATTACGATATTATGCACATTCGGTACGTTGAACAGCGCCAAGCTTGACGCCTTGCAAAAGCAGGTACGCGATCAGGAGGTGTATCTGTTTATGGATAACGACAGCTCCGGCAAAAAGATTCGCGGGATATTGCGCGATGCATTCCCGGACGCCGAGCAGATTTACACCCGCCGCGGGTACGCAGGCGTAGAGGGCACGCCTGATGAATATTTAATTGCCCAGCTAGAAAAAGCAGGACTGGAGGAATTCATCATCTACCCTCCCCCTGAAGCTTACTAG